The sequence below is a genomic window from Mycobacterium spongiae.
GCCGTGCTTCTCGCCGCCGGAGCCGACGTGTATCCGGTCGCCGACCGCGAGGAGGTCAAGCCGGCCGACGACGCTGGAGCCTGCTGCTTAGAGATCGTGGCGGCAGTACCGGGTTTCTCGCCGGATATCGCCGGTGGCGATGGCGAGGGTGTGATCACCGGCCGGCTGACGGCCGCATCCCGACTTCACACGCGGTCGCGCTTCTTGCCGGCTGGAGTCGCACCGGAGCGGGGTCTGCAGATCAGAACCATCTTGGCTGCGCGGAGCATCAGCGATGAATTCCCGCAGATTCATCAGATCGGCGGGGTTCGACCGGATCCGCTTCCGTGGCATCCGAACGGTTTGGCGCTTGATGTGATGATTCCTAATCCCGGCAGCGCGGAGGGGATCGCGCTCGGAGATGCGATCGTCGCATTCGTGCTGAAGAACGCGGCGCGATTCGGGATGCAGGACGCGATCTGGCGAGGTGTTTACTACACGCCCCAGGGCGCGCACCGGACCGGAGCCGGCCACTATGACCACGTCCACGTCACCACTACCGGAGGCGGATACCCGACGGGTCGGGAAGTCTACGTGCGCTGAGCCAGCGGACCGGCGGCAGCTAGGCTCGTCGGGTGCTGCTCTCCGATCGCGATCTTCGGGCCGAAATATCGGCGGGGCGGGTGGGCATCGACCCGTTCGACGACTCCCTGATCCAGCCTTCCAGCGTCGACGTCCGGCTCGATTGCATGTTCCGGGTATTCAACAACACCCGCTACACCCACATCGACCCCTCGCAGCAGCAGGATGAGTTGACCAGCCTGGTGGAGCCGGCCAAGGGTGAACCGTTTGTCCTACACCCCGGCGAGTTCGTGCTCGGGTCCACGCTGGAGCTCTTTACCTTGCCCGACGACCTGGCAGGTCGGCTGGAAGGCAAATCGTCCCTGGGCCGGCTGGGACTGCTCACGCACTCGACCGCGGGTTTCATCGATCCCGGCTTCAGCGGCCATATCACCCTGGAGCTATCCAATGTTGCCAACCTGCCGATCGCATTATGGCCAGGCATGAAGATCGGCCAGCTGTGCATCCTGAAACTGACCAGCCCCTCCGAGCATCCGTACGGCAGCAGCGGGGTGGGCTCGAAATACCAGGGCCAGCGGGGTCCCACGCCCTCGCGCTCATACCAGAATTTCATCAGGTCGACCTAGCCTCGGCTGCAGTGACGCATCGGTTTGTGCGGCGATTACCGCACGGTACCCGCGTATTACCCACCGTTCATGTCGCCCGAAGGCTGTCACCTACAGTTCGCCTATCGCTCAGCGTCGCGATGCAGTGAGCTCATCGCGACCACCTACACACGGTGGTATGCGATGTACCGTCTTCGGTACCGGCTATCTGGGTGCCACCCATGCCGTCGGAATGGCGCAGCTGGGGCACGAAGTCGTCGGAGTCGATATCGATCCAGGTAAAGTGGCCAAGCTCGCCGGCGGCGACATCCCGTTCTACGAGCCCGGCTTGCGAGAGCTCTTGACGGAAAACCTCGCCGCTGGACGTCTGCGGTTCACCACCGACTACGACATGGCGGCCGAGTTCGCCGACGTGCATTTCCTGGGGGTTGGCACCCCGCAAAAGAAGGGCGAGTACGGCGCCGACCTGCGACATGTCCATGCGGTCATCGATGCGCTAGTGCCGCGCTTGTCCAGGACGGCGGTCCTCGTTGGCAAGTCGACGGTTCCTGTCGGTACCGCTGCGGACTTGGGACGCCGAGCTGCGGCGCTGGCGCCCAAGGGGGTTGACGTCGAAGTTGCCTGGAATCCGGAATTTCTTCGCGAGGGGTTGGCGGTGCATGACACCCTCGAACCCGACCGCATTGTCCTTGGGGTACAACAGGGCTCAGAGTGCGCCGAGGTAGCGGTCCGCGAGCTGTACCGGCCGCTGTTGGAGTCCGGTGTGCCGTTTCTGGTGACCGACCTGCAGACCGCAGAGTTGGTCAAGGTATCCGCCAACGCCTTTCTCGCCACGAAGATTTCGTTTATCAATGCCGTCTCCGAGGTGTGTGAGGCGGCCGGTGCCGACGTCAGTCTGTTGGCTGATGCGCTCGGTTACGATCCGCGGATCGGACGCCAATGCCTCAACGCGGGTTTGGGTTTCGGCGGCGGTTGCTTGCCCAAAGACATCCGCGCCTTCATGGCCCGCGCGGGCGAACTGGGAGCAAACCAGGCGCTGACATTCCTGCGCGAGGTCGACAGCATCAACATGCGCAGGCGGACAAGGATGGTCGAACTGGCCACCACCGCATGTGGTGGCTCGCTGCTGGGCGCCAACATTGCCGTGCTCGGCGCGGCGTTCAAACCAGAATCCGATGATGTTCGCGACTCGCCGGCGCTCAATGTGGCGGGTCAGCTACAGCTCAACGGTGCCGCGGTCAATGTGTACGATCCGAAAGCCCTGGACAATGCAAACCGGCTGTTCCCCACGTTGAACTACGCGGTCTCGGTCGCCGAGGCGTGCGAGCGTGCGGACGCGGTGCTGGTGCTTACCGAATGGCGGGAATTCATCGACCTCACGCCCGCTGACCTAGCCGACCGGGTGCGGGCGCGCGTCATTGTTGACGGCCGTAACTGCCTCGACGTCGCTCGATGGGAAAACGCAGGTTGGCGAGTACTGCGGCTGGGCGCGGGGCGATCAGGGCGCTAGCGCGAACTCACAACGTTGGGCCTTCGCCGGCAGGGAGCCCGTCGGTGTCACGCGGCCGAGTGGGCCGTCAGACCAACGCCGTTTTATGTCGTGGGGTAATCAGCAAGTTTGCACCATGTTTGGGAACGCTGGTGATGTTGCGCACCCGTGGACTCTCGCCCTTTCCTGGTTCCGACGCGGTGATGGTGAACCGGCGGAAGATTTCTTCCAGTATGACCGAGCCTTCCGTGAGCGCGAATCCGAAACCGAGGCATCGACGCACCCCGCCGCCGAAGGGGAGCCAGGTGTTGGGCGCCACGCTGCTATCGAGGAACCGGCTGGGCCGAAACTCCGTGGGCAAAGGGTGGGAGTCCTTGCGAGCATGGGCCAGCAGGATCGAGGTGCTGATCACCGTTCCCACCGGGAGTCGCCAGCCGCCGATCTCCGTGGGCGCGACGACTTTCCGGGACGCAGAAGCGATGACCGTGTGCAGGCGCATCCCTTCTTTGAGGACAGCCTCCAGGAACGCGTTATCCCCACTCATGGCGGCTGAGGCCACCTGAGCTTGGATGTCCTGGTCCTGCGCAAGTTCCCATAGGGTCCAGGACAGGGCGGCAGCGGTTGTCTCGTGGCCGGCGAGCAGCAAGGTGATGAGCTGGTCGCGGAGCTCGGAATCGGTCAATGCCGTCGCGGACACGTCGTCTGCCTGCAGAAGTCTCGACAACACATCGCTGCGGTCTGCTAGATCGGAAGCGCCACGGCGCGAACCGATTTCGCGGTAGAGCAACTCGTCGATCCTGCGCTGGTTGTCGGCGAAGCCCTTCCACGGGTTCACCCGCCTGAGTGCAGGATAGGGAATCCCAGCGAAGATGACGGGGGATATGTTGATGATGTCTTGCACGCTGCTTGTCAACTCGGCCTTGACTTTTGGGTCAGTGACCCCGAAGACCACCCGCAGAATGATGTCGAGGGTGAGTGCGTTCATGCGCTCGAGGGCATTGATTTGTGATCCGACAGGCCATCGTGCCAGGTGCTCACACGTGACGGCGCTGATCATGTCGCGATATCCGCGTAGCGCGGCCCGAGTGAACGCCGGCATGAGCAGCGATCGCAACCGCGCATGCTCGTCTTCGTCGGTAGTCAGCACGGAGTGCTCGCCCATGACGAAGCCGAGAATGTGGTTGCCTTCGCCCGCGTGCAGCACCTTGGGGTCGGCCGCGAAGATCTCTTTGATGTGCTCGGGGCGGGTATAGATCACGACCTTGTCCGCATATGGCGGTACCTGCAGGGTGAACACGTCTCCGTATCTGCGGTGCATCGCGGGCAGAAACCGTTCCCGAAACCTCAGGTACAGCACGCTTTGTAGGTAGCGCGGTAGCCGCGGCCCGGGTGGCAGGGCAGCTCTCCCCGATTCCCGGTTGATCGTCATGAGCGCTCCGTAGATAAACGAATGTTTGAAACATTTGTTTATCACGCTACGATGAGCGTGTGCAAGAGCCACGGACAAACCGGGACAAACTGCTTGACGGCGCGCTGGTTTGCCTACGGGAACGCGGCTACGGCAACACCAGCTCGCGCGACATCGCGCGGGCGGCGGGCGTGAACGTCGCGTCCATCAACTACCACTTCGGCGGCAAGGACGCGTTGCTTGACGACGCGCTCGGCCAGTGCTTTTCCGGCTGGAACCAACGGGTTCGGGAGGCCTTCGATAGGACCGCGGCCACCAGTTCCCACGAACTGATCCGTGCCGTTCTCGAGGCCACCGTCGATTCGTTCGAACAGATCCGTCCTGCCGTCTACGCGTGCTTGGAGTCATACGCTCCGGCGCTGCGTTCAGAGCTCCTCCGGGAACGCCTCGCCGCCGGATATGCCAGCGTGCGTGAACATTCAGTCGAGCTGGCTCGCGCTGCCCTCGCCAGCACGGATGTGGGCTCGCCTGACGGCCTGCCGAACATTGTCTCGGTATTGATGGCAGTTATCGATGGCCTCATGATCCAGTGGATTGTCGACCCGACGGCGACTCCCCGATCGGCCGAGGTTCTTTCGGCGCTTGCCGACATCGGCGCGTCCGTCACCGTGGACCCAGCAAAGCTGCCGTGAGCCACCGCGCCTCCTGGTTCGCCGGTGTGCGCAGGATCTAGCGGTCGATGAAGCCGGTACGACTTTGTCGCGGCAGCTGTCGGCAACCAGCCGCAAGGCTCAGCCATGGCAACCACGATGGATCCTTGTGGACCGGTGCCCCCTGTCCACTAGGGTCAACAGCGTGTGGGCTATCGGTGACGCCGTTGTGGGGACCCTGCCGAGTGGAAAACCATCCACGATGGCAGCGGCACCGAATCCCGGGCCGCCCACCTTGCCACCCACGACGTCGCGCGCCGTCTCGGCGACGACGCGCCCGAGCGCTGGTTCATCGCGGAGCGTGCCCGCCAGGTCGCGACCGCCGATCGTCCGGTCGCCCGCGGCGATGTGTTACCCGCCCTGAGCCGCGTTCCACAAGGAGAAGGTTGCCGAAGAACACGCCTGGTTGGACCATTGAGACGGATGCCCCTGGCATCAATGGGATGACCGATCGCCGAGACGGCTATCCGCTGGTTGCGCCAAAGGAGTTCGATGCGCCTTCGGTGTTTCGCCCGGTAAACCTGCTGCGCGAATCCCGCCGTCAGAAAGCCCTGCCGGACACTCCGGTCCCCGAGGTCTGCGTTTTGGATCCCGACGGCGACATCGTCCGCCACCTGGCGCGCACCGGGACGGGCTACCGCCACTCGGGCTGGGCCTGCTACCACACCGACATGTGGGTCACCCAGACCAATGGAGTTGAACTCGGGGTTGTCGGGATGGCCGTGGGCGCGCCGTTTGCGGTGTTGGTGGCCGAGCAGCTCGCCGCTTGCAACGCGGCGTTGGTGGTGAGCATCACCTCCGCCGGCCGCATTTCCGGAACCGACACACCACCGTATTTCGTCCTTATCGAGCGGGCGCTCCGCGACGAGGGAACAAGCGCGCACTACGTCGCACCCGGCGAATGGAGCTATCTCGCCCCGGGGTTGCGGCAAGGACTCCGAAATGCGTTCGATGACAACGGTATCCCGGTAATCTCGGGAAGCTCGTGGACGACCGACGCGCCGTACCGGGAAACCGCGGCGGCAATCAAAGAGGCCGAGAGGCGGGGA
It includes:
- a CDS encoding TetR/AcrR family transcriptional regulator, with protein sequence MQEPRTNRDKLLDGALVCLRERGYGNTSSRDIARAAGVNVASINYHFGGKDALLDDALGQCFSGWNQRVREAFDRTAATSSHELIRAVLEATVDSFEQIRPAVYACLESYAPALRSELLRERLAAGYASVREHSVELARAALASTDVGSPDGLPNIVSVLMAVIDGLMIQWIVDPTATPRSAEVLSALADIGASVTVDPAKLP
- a CDS encoding cytochrome P450, producing MTINRESGRAALPPGPRLPRYLQSVLYLRFRERFLPAMHRRYGDVFTLQVPPYADKVVIYTRPEHIKEIFAADPKVLHAGEGNHILGFVMGEHSVLTTDEDEHARLRSLLMPAFTRAALRGYRDMISAVTCEHLARWPVGSQINALERMNALTLDIILRVVFGVTDPKVKAELTSSVQDIINISPVIFAGIPYPALRRVNPWKGFADNQRRIDELLYREIGSRRGASDLADRSDVLSRLLQADDVSATALTDSELRDQLITLLLAGHETTAAALSWTLWELAQDQDIQAQVASAAMSGDNAFLEAVLKEGMRLHTVIASASRKVVAPTEIGGWRLPVGTVISTSILLAHARKDSHPLPTEFRPSRFLDSSVAPNTWLPFGGGVRRCLGFGFALTEGSVILEEIFRRFTITASEPGKGESPRVRNITSVPKHGANLLITPRHKTALV
- the dcd gene encoding dCTP deaminase, whose product is MLLSDRDLRAEISAGRVGIDPFDDSLIQPSSVDVRLDCMFRVFNNTRYTHIDPSQQQDELTSLVEPAKGEPFVLHPGEFVLGSTLELFTLPDDLAGRLEGKSSLGRLGLLTHSTAGFIDPGFSGHITLELSNVANLPIALWPGMKIGQLCILKLTSPSEHPYGSSGVGSKYQGQRGPTPSRSYQNFIRST
- a CDS encoding UDP-glucose dehydrogenase family protein, with protein sequence MRCTVFGTGYLGATHAVGMAQLGHEVVGVDIDPGKVAKLAGGDIPFYEPGLRELLTENLAAGRLRFTTDYDMAAEFADVHFLGVGTPQKKGEYGADLRHVHAVIDALVPRLSRTAVLVGKSTVPVGTAADLGRRAAALAPKGVDVEVAWNPEFLREGLAVHDTLEPDRIVLGVQQGSECAEVAVRELYRPLLESGVPFLVTDLQTAELVKVSANAFLATKISFINAVSEVCEAAGADVSLLADALGYDPRIGRQCLNAGLGFGGGCLPKDIRAFMARAGELGANQALTFLREVDSINMRRRTRMVELATTACGGSLLGANIAVLGAAFKPESDDVRDSPALNVAGQLQLNGAAVNVYDPKALDNANRLFPTLNYAVSVAEACERADAVLVLTEWREFIDLTPADLADRVRARVIVDGRNCLDVARWENAGWRVLRLGAGRSGR
- a CDS encoding nucleoside phosphorylase — encoded protein: MTDRRDGYPLVAPKEFDAPSVFRPVNLLRESRRQKALPDTPVPEVCVLDPDGDIVRHLARTGTGYRHSGWACYHTDMWVTQTNGVELGVVGMAVGAPFAVLVAEQLAACNAALVVSITSAGRISGTDTPPYFVLIERALRDEGTSAHYVAPGEWSYLAPGLRQGLRNAFDDNGIPVISGSSWTTDAPYRETAAAIKEAERRGITCVEMEAAALYAFATRVGHNVVCLAHITNTMAVNGDDFEKGVDNGVNVSLVVASAVATAVLGRP